The region CACCAACCTTATCTATTCCCTCTTTTAGGTCCATGATCATAAGCCCAATCAAATGCCATGGATCCCATGCGTAGCCACTACAAGTCCAGCGCCAGTTGCAACAATTCTTGCAACGGTAAAGGGAGCAGCTGCAACTGCTAATGTCTCCAAACCAGTCCCTACCGCAGAACTAAGGCAGAACTAAGATGGTTAAACTAATACGTCTTCCCTTAAAATTGGAAAGGCAGGTATAGATAGATAAAATCTTGTTTTCCCCAATCTAAAAATTTTGTTGGATACATCATTATAAAATATTTCTCTTTAACACAAGGAAAAACAAAATTACCATAAATAAAATGGAATGCAACATTCACCGCTACTGCTGACCATTTATCATTTTTAATCACGTAATTCACAAAAATTGAAAAGAACAAGTAACAGAACAAAAATAATGGTGAGACTCCATAATCCAAAGATAATATGTACAACCAAGACAGACAAACCCGCTACCAGAATAGAGGCCCATAACTGAGGTAAAAGTTTAAATGAGAAATAGATAACAAGTATAAAGATAGCAGGTACTAGAACGGAATAAAGTAGTACTTTTACGCCCCCATAAACTCCAATCATAACCAATACAAAGATAATCAATCCTGCTATTGTACCATATAATGGAATTTTGCCTCTCAATACAAGAACCACCTCCGTACCTCAATCATAATATATTTGCTTCCAATAGCATTTTGATTTACTTGCTGATTAGGGTTTTTCATTTACCTTTTGAATCAATGATCAAATGATTCCAATATCGTCAAATGCAATTCGGCAAAATATTTATACGCTTCTTTGGCTCCTTTTCCAGGAAAAGAGATCATGTCATTAATCGTTTCAATACTTGCTTTTTACTTTATTTGACTATGATCGAAAATTAGTGGATGCATCTTGTGAGTCATTCGAAAAATCGGTTACTTTGGATACGCCTAAGGTTATCCACATGAATATACTAAACAAAAGAAGCATATCATCCATATATGCTTCTTCGATAACCATTCAATCTCTTTTATTCTGACGGACCAGTAACTGTTCCTTTTTTTGAGTTTAGGATTACTTTCTTCCTGCCAGTCCTTGAAAATCTTAATAAATCGTTCTTCTTCTTCACCCTTAAATCCTTCAAAGACCACTTCGTCTATATTTTCTTCATTAAAATAATATACATTGTTGGGGTTCAATCCTTGTGGGTAAAAGCATCCCGAATAGTCATACCAGATCCCCTCAACTTCTGTTT is a window of Lentibacillus daqui DNA encoding:
- a CDS encoding DUF4176 domain-containing protein; this encodes MLPIGSIVYLREGTSKTMILNRAPILPSEETEVEGIWYDYSGCFYPQGLNPNNVYYFNEENIDEVVFEGFKGEEEERFIKIFKDWQEESNPKLKKRNSYWSVRIKEIEWLSKKHIWMICFFCLVYSCG